A single genomic interval of Arthrobacter methylotrophus harbors:
- a CDS encoding substrate-binding domain-containing protein, translating into MKKFSWRKAALVAAVVPMMALSACSSQGGKPADSANAAGGGQAVSTPRIKVALITHAPSGDTFWDIVRKGAEEAAAKDNVDLQYLNDPDAGRQSQLVQQAIDQKVDGIAVTLATPDALKDVLKKAEDAGIPVVSLNAGEDVSAKLGAFTHFGSNETLAGAAVGTQLAAQGFKHPVCVIQAQGHVGLEARCAGVKQKVPGTEILYVNGQDMTSVQSTATAKLQATKDADVIIGLGAPITITLLKSVTDASSSAKVASFDLNAELAQDIVDGKVLFTVDQQPWLQGYMSIDAIWQNKRGGFKIGGGQPVLTGPAIVDKSNAQDVLKFAQQGLR; encoded by the coding sequence GTGAAGAAGTTTTCCTGGCGGAAGGCGGCGCTCGTGGCAGCCGTCGTTCCGATGATGGCTCTTAGCGCTTGTTCCAGCCAAGGCGGAAAGCCGGCTGACAGCGCTAACGCCGCCGGCGGCGGTCAAGCCGTCAGCACTCCGCGGATCAAGGTGGCGCTCATCACCCACGCACCGTCCGGTGACACTTTCTGGGACATCGTCCGCAAGGGCGCTGAGGAAGCGGCCGCGAAGGACAACGTCGACCTCCAGTACCTGAACGATCCCGACGCCGGCCGCCAGTCCCAGCTCGTCCAGCAGGCCATCGACCAGAAGGTTGACGGTATCGCTGTCACGCTCGCCACCCCGGACGCCCTCAAGGATGTCCTCAAGAAAGCCGAGGACGCTGGAATCCCGGTGGTGAGCCTCAACGCCGGCGAGGACGTTTCCGCGAAGCTCGGAGCATTCACGCACTTCGGATCGAATGAGACGCTCGCTGGTGCCGCTGTTGGTACCCAGCTCGCTGCCCAGGGCTTCAAGCACCCGGTCTGCGTTATCCAAGCGCAGGGCCACGTCGGACTCGAGGCACGGTGTGCCGGTGTCAAGCAAAAGGTGCCCGGCACTGAGATCTTGTACGTCAACGGTCAGGACATGACCTCGGTCCAGTCAACCGCGACCGCGAAGCTTCAGGCTACAAAGGACGCTGACGTCATCATCGGGCTCGGCGCCCCCATAACGATCACCCTGCTCAAGTCCGTCACGGACGCCAGCAGCTCGGCCAAGGTTGCCAGCTTCGACCTCAATGCCGAACTGGCCCAGGACATCGTGGACGGCAAGGTTCTCTTCACAGTGGACCAGCAGCCGTGGCTCCAGGGCTACATGTCCATCGACGCAATCTGGCAGAACAAGCGCGGCGGCTTCAAGATTGGCGGCGGCCAGCCGGTGCTCACCGGGCCGGCCATCGTTGACAAGTCCAACGCACAGGATGTCCTCAAGTTTGCCCAGCAGGGCCTCCGCTAG
- a CDS encoding ABC transporter permease, whose protein sequence is MASTTTLPPAPASAPGPRGDERMGRRSPFQKLLGRPEVGALVGAVVLFIFFSFVSSTFLQPNAFATVLYGSSTIGIMAVGVSLLMIGGEFDLSAGVAVISSALTASMFSWYFSMNVWVGVALALVVSLGIGFVNGYILVKTKLPSFIVTLATFLMLTGLNLALTRAIGGSVSSPSIANMDGFASARAVFASDLNVGGVDIKIPILYWVILVLIASWILLRTKVGNWIFASGGDANAARAVGVPVTKTKIGLFMAVGFCGWFLGMHNLFAFDAVQSGEGVGNEFLYIIAAVIGGCLLTGGYGSAVGGAIGAFIFGMANKGIVYAQWNPDWFKFFLGLMLLLATIVNLIVKRRAELK, encoded by the coding sequence ATGGCAAGCACAACTACCCTGCCGCCGGCGCCGGCTTCAGCCCCCGGGCCACGTGGCGATGAGAGGATGGGGCGCCGCAGCCCCTTCCAGAAGCTCCTGGGCCGCCCCGAGGTGGGTGCCCTCGTTGGAGCAGTGGTCCTCTTCATCTTCTTCTCCTTCGTCTCCAGCACGTTCCTGCAGCCGAATGCGTTCGCGACCGTGTTGTATGGTTCCTCGACGATCGGGATCATGGCGGTGGGGGTGTCGCTGCTGATGATCGGCGGCGAGTTCGACCTCTCCGCAGGTGTCGCCGTGATCTCGTCCGCCCTTACTGCCTCGATGTTCAGCTGGTATTTCTCAATGAACGTTTGGGTTGGGGTGGCCCTTGCGCTCGTTGTCTCACTCGGGATCGGATTCGTTAACGGCTACATCCTGGTCAAGACGAAACTGCCGAGCTTCATCGTCACCCTGGCGACGTTCCTCATGCTGACGGGCCTCAACCTCGCCCTCACACGTGCGATCGGCGGCAGTGTGTCGTCGCCGTCGATCGCGAACATGGATGGTTTCGCATCGGCCCGGGCCGTCTTCGCATCCGATCTGAATGTCGGAGGCGTCGACATTAAGATCCCGATCCTGTACTGGGTGATCCTTGTGCTCATCGCCTCTTGGATCTTGTTGCGCACCAAGGTCGGCAACTGGATCTTCGCCTCCGGCGGTGACGCGAACGCTGCCCGCGCCGTGGGTGTCCCGGTGACCAAGACCAAGATCGGTTTGTTCATGGCGGTCGGGTTCTGCGGCTGGTTCCTGGGCATGCACAACCTCTTCGCGTTCGACGCCGTTCAGTCCGGCGAAGGCGTGGGCAATGAATTCCTCTACATCATCGCCGCGGTGATCGGCGGGTGCCTGCTCACGGGCGGCTACGGTTCGGCCGTGGGCGGGGCGATCGGTGCGTTCATCTTCGGCATGGCGAACAAGGGCATCGTGTACGCGCAGTGGAACCCGGACTGGTTCAAGTTCTTCCTGGGC